The following DNA comes from Nitrogeniibacter aestuarii.
TGCTGGTGACCGCGGCTCTGGCGATTGTGATGGCAATGTCGTTGAGCCTGACGTCGAATCCCGTGAGCAACTGGTTGCGCGAAGTGGACACGGTGAAATCACTGGTGTCTGGCGATGTCTCGACTATTCCCAATGACACCAGTTCGGGCATACGCATCCATACGTGGGTGGAAGGCTGGAAATGGTTCGGGCAGAGCCCATGGATCGGCTGGGGCCAGAACGGAAAGAACATGGCCATCAAGGAGTCCACTGCGCTGCCCGAAGCGATCCGGAATGAATTTGGGCATCTGCACAACAGCTACCTGGAGACCTTGGTCAACAATGGACTGCTTGGCTTGAGCCTGATCCTCGCCTTGCATGCATGGGTGGGCACCACCGTCATCAAGGGCTGCCGACGACGAGGCATCAAGGATGTTCAGGTCTTTACCGCAGTGGTCGGTGTGCTGTGGCTCATCGCCAACTGCTTCGAGTCCTACATGTTCTATCGATCGGGGGTGATGATGTTTGGTATCGTGAGCGCTTCGCTTTTGACCGCCAGTGGCTACGACTTCGGTCTTTCATCGCCAGTGGCTCGAAACGCACACGAACGCTGAAGATGTCTTCGCTGGTTTGTTGGCAGGATTCAGGTGCGCATGAGGCGCTGGACGATGAGTCGCCCTTTCTCACTATCAAACATGTCGGGGTGCCGAGGTGACTGAAAGAATCGCCATCTACACCCCCGATCTTTCCACGGGTGGCGTCGGGAAGATGCGCACGCACCTGATGTGGGAAATGGTACGTCGTGGTTACGAGGTGGATCTGCTGGTCGCCAGGACGGACAGCCCGCTGTTCGGCCGCATTCCCGATGCGGTGCACGTCGAACAGATCGGGACGACGCATCCCTTTTACAGTCTCTTTCCGCTTGTCCGCTATTTCAGGCGCCGTAAACCGACGGTGTTGCTGACGGATCGACTGCGCCTGAGCAAGGCCTGTCAGCGCGCTGTGAGTTGGTCGCGGGTGCCGACCCGCTTGTACCTCAGCATGCACAATCCGCTGTCGGTCAAGCTGGACGCCTTGTCTGAGCCCAAGCGCAAACGCCTGCATGGGGAGTTCATGCAATGGGCCCTGAAAAATGACAGATTGATCGCGGTGTCTGACGGCGTCGCGGCCGACCTGGTTGAGCATGTCGGCGTCCCCGCCGAATTCATCAGCACGGTCACCAATCCGGTGATTACGCCGGAGATCTTGCAGTTGGCGGCACAGCCGCTCGATCATCCCTTTTTCGGATCCCATCATGATCCGGTTGTGCTCGCCGCCGGTCGCATGACCGAGCAGAAGGATTTTCCGACGCTGCTTCGCGCATTCGAACGGGTCCGCCGTGAGCGACGCGTCAAAATGGTCTTGCTTGGCGATCAGGCCGGACACTTCGCCGAACTGGAGGCCATGGTGCGGACCCTGGGCATCGAGGATGATGTGAGCTTCCCCGGATTCGAACCCAACCCCTATCGATACATGGCCCGTGCCGACGTTTTCGCACTCTCTTCGCGCTGGGAGGGCTTCGGCAACGTCATGGTCGAAGCGCTGGCGACCGGCCTGCCGGTCGTGGCAACCGACTGTCCGGTCGGGCCCAGGGAAATACTCCAGGACGGCGCGCTGGGGCCGCTCGTTCCGATGGGTGACAGCCAGGCGCTGGCAAACGGCATCATGCAGATGCTCGACGAACGCCCTGCGGCCGAGCGCCTTCAGGCGGGCGTGGCGAAATACACGGTCGAACATAGTGTGGATGGCTATCTCAAGGCGTTTGGACTTGATGGCTGACACGTCCAAAAACGTTCACGACACCGGACCGGTCGGGCCCCGGGTGGCCTTTGTCATGGCTGAACTGGGCTCGGGCGGCATCGGCCGGATCACCGTGCTGCTGACCCGCGAGCTGGTCTCGCGCGGCTTCCGGGTGGATCTGGTGCTGGGGCGCGTCGCGGGGCCGTTTGTCGAACAGCTCGACCCGAGGGTGCGCGTGGTCTCGATCAAAACCACGCATTCGCTGGGTTCGATCATTCTACTGGCGCTTTACGTGCGCCGCGCCCGGCCAGCCGTCATCGTGTGCGAGAAGTTGCGGGTCAACCTGGCCGTTCATCGTGCCTGTGCGCTGGTGCGCCGCACGATACCGGTGTTCGCCAGTATTCACGGTGTCCTTCAGCACAAGCTCGAAGGTGAAAACCTGCCGGACCACAAGAAGCGGCGAAAGTATCGTGACATCGCCAAGGCCTATCCACGAAACGCCGGGTTCCTGCCGGTGTCGAGCGGTATCGGGCGCGATTTGATCGAACACTTTGGCGTACCGGCCGAGCGCGTCCACGTGGTGCTGAACCCGGTGGTCACCGAAGCGATGCTGAGCTCGGCCCGCGAGGCGGTTGATCATCCCTGGTTTGCCGAGGGTGAGTCCGTTCCGGTCATTGTCGGGGTCGGGCGGCTGGAGCCGCAAAAGGACTTCGCCACACTGATCCGGGCCTTCGCGCTCTTGCGAAAACGGTTGCCGATCCGATTGCTGATCCTGGGGGAGGGGAGTGAGCGCGCGCCACTGGCGTCCCTGGTCACCGAGCTGGGGCTCGACGACGACGTATCCATGCCCGGGTTCGTGGCCAATCCGTACGCTTTCGTTTCAAGATCGGCGGTGTTCGTGCTCTCATCGCGCTGGGAGGGGTTCGGCAACGTCATCGTCGAAGCCATGGCGCTGGGAACGCCGGTGGTGTCCACGGACTGTCCGGCCGGGCCGCGTGAAATCCTCGACGACGGCCGTTTCGGCCGGCTTGTGCCGATCGCGGACAGCCAGGCCATGGCGGATGCGATCGAAGCAACGCTTGCCCATCCGGTGCCGCGTGAGCTCCTGGTCGCCGAGGGCGCAAAATACACGCCCGCGGCTGCCGTGGATGCGTATCTGCGCGCGATGCAACTCGATCAGCCTCGGGGTGATGGACCGAAACCATGTTGAGCACGACCGTCTCCGATTCGCCGGCCATGCGTGTGGCCATCTTCATCCCATCGTATGGGGATGGGGGGGTCGAGCGCATGCTGGTCAATCTGGCGGGGGGCCTGGCTCGTCGTGGGGTGCATGTGGATTTCCTGACGCGCTCGGCTCAGGCGCCCTATCTGGACAGGCTGTCGAAAGAGGTCCGGCTGATCGAAACAGGCAAGACAGGCTTGTGGTCGCTTCAGCCCTTCCTGCGGCAGTATTTGAGCGAGGCCAGACCCGATTTCGTGCTTTGCGGCAAGGATCGCGCAGGGCGAACAGCACTGCTGGCCAAACGGTTGTGGAAAGCCGATTTCGCGTTGATTATGCGCCCCGGTTCAACTGTCTCCGAGCGCTTGGCCAAGCGCAACTGGTTCAAGCGCTGGCGAGCCTACCGCCTGATCCGGAAAACCTATCAACCGGCGGCTGCCGTCGTCGGCAATTCGGAAGGTGTGGTTCGGGACGTGGCCATGATCAGTGGCGTACCGGATGCGCGCATGCACCTGATCCGGAATCCCGTCATCACGCCCGATCTGTTCGAACGCGCCGCGCAGGCACCGCGGCCGGACTGTTTTGGCGATTCGGCACCGCCGGTGATCCTCGGTGTCGGCGGCCTGCGGCGGCAGAAGGGGTTCGACACCCTTGTCAGGGCTTTTGCCCGTGTTCGTGCTGCGCGCCCCTGCCGCTTGCTGATTCTCGGCGAAGGTCACCTGCGCGCGAGCCTCACCAGCCTGGCGGAGGAACTTGGCGTGGTCGGCGATGTGCTGATGCCGGGCTTCGATCCTGATCCGTATCCCAGTGTCAGCAGGGCCAGTGTCTTTGTGTTGTCATCGCGCTGGGAGGGGTCGCCCAATGCCCTGACCGAGGCCTTGGCGCTTGGCACGCCGGTGGTGTCGACCGACTGCCCTTCAGGCCCGAGGGAAGTGCTTCGCGGTGGTGAGGTCGCCCCGTTGGTGCCGGTCGATGACGTGACGGCCATGGCCGATGCCATCGACCGGGTACTGGATACACCGGGCGACCGGGCGATGCGCCAGGCGGCGGTGAATGAATATACGGTCGAGACCTGCGCGGCGCGTTACCACGCGCTGTTTCAATCCCTGCTCGACGCCAGAGGCCGTGGCCATGGGCACTGATCTGGTCATCTTCGCGGCCACATCGGGCCACAGCGGCGTCGATCGCGTGCTGCGCAATCTGGTGCCGGCCATTGCCCGACTGGGGGTTCGCATCGATGTGCTCGGCATCGAAGGGCATGGCCCCGCGTTTACGGAGCTGCCCGATGGCGTGCGGCACCTGCCGCTCGGGGCGTCCCATGTGAATACGGCCATTCCCGCCCTGATTCGCTACCTGAAGGCGGAACGTCCCGCTGCCATGATGTCCGACAAGGACCGGGTCAATCGTGCCGCCCTGTTTGCCCGCTGGATGGCACGGGTGCCGACCCGGGTCGGAGTGCGTCAGGGCACGACGGTTTCGATCAATCTTGCGAGCCGGCGCACCAGCGACCGGTTGGTTCAGACGGCCTCCATGCGTTGGCTCTATCCGCATGCCGACGCGGTGCTCGTGCCCTCGAAGGGGGCCGCGGATGACATCGCTGCCTTTGCGCGTCTGCCGGCGAGCAAGATCCATGTCGTGCCCAGTCCGATTGTGACGCCCACCTTGAAACTGCGTGCCCGCGAGGGCGTCGAGCATCCCTGGTTCGCATCGGAGGCGCCTCCGGTGATTCTCGGGGTGGGCGAACTGTCGGAACGCAAGGACTTTGCCACCCTGTTGCGCGCGTTCGCCCGGGTGCGTCAGACGCGCGAATGCCGCCTGATGATTCTGGGCGAAGGGCGGCGCCGAACGGAGCTCGAAGCCCTGGCCGCCGAACTGGGCGTCAGTGATGATGTCGCCTTGCCCGGATTCGTGGTCAATCCCTATCCCTACATGGCGGCGGCGTCGGTCTTTGCGCTGGCGTCGCGCTGGGAGGGCATGCCGGTCGTCCTCATCGAGGCGCTCGGTCTTGGCCGGCCCTGTGTGGCCTGTGATTGCCCCAGTGGACCGGACGAGGTGCTTGACGGTGGCCGGGTCGGGCCGTTGGTGCCGGTTCAGGACGACGCAGCCTTTGCCGCCGGCCTGGTGCAGCAACTGGACGCGCCGACGCCTCCTGAGCAGTCGATGTCGGCGGTCGCTGCCTACACCGACGAAGCGAGTGCTCGCGCCTATCTGAGCGCGCTCGGATTCACGGAATTTTCATGACAAAGAATGACGGCGCGTCGCGCATTGCGGTGTTGATTTCCTTTTCGGGCGAGGGCGGTGTCGAGCGCATGGTGCTCAACCTGGTCGAAGGTTTCGCTGCGCGGGGTCACCGGGTCGATCTGCTTGCCATTCGTGCCGACAGCGCCCATCTGGGCGACTTGCCCGAGGGGGTCACACTCATCGATCTGGGCGTCCGTCATAGCGGGTTGTCCATATTTCCGCTGGTGCGCTATCTGCGTCGTGTGCGACCGGTTGCATTGCTGGCGGCCAAGGACCGGGCCATTCGTGCCGCGGTGATCGCGCGGCGTCTGGCCGGGACGGACACGCGCATCGTCGGGCGCCTGGGCACGAATCTGTCGGCAGCGCTCGAAGGGCGTGCCGGCGTCTCGCGCTGGTTGCGTGTGGCGCCGATGCGCTGGATCTATCCGGCCGTCGACAAAGTGGTGTGTGTCTCCGAGGGTGTGCTTGAAGACACCGCGCGTCTGGCCGGACTGACGCCGGGGCAGTTGTGCGTGATCCGCAATCCGGTGGTCACGCCGCGCCTTGCCGCTCTGGCGGCTGAAGCCGTTGATCATCCTTGGGCGCATGATGGATCGGTGCCGCTGATCCTCGCGGCGGGCAGGCTCACCGAGCAGAAGGATTTCGACACGCTGGTGCGCGCCTTTTCGCAACTCAGGACCCGCATCCAGGCGCGTCTCGTCATTCTCGGTGACGGGCGTCTGAGAGCGAAGCTGCGCGATCGCATCGAGGCTCTGGGGCTGGTGGACGCGGTGGCCATGCCCGGTTTCACGCCCAACCCC
Coding sequences within:
- a CDS encoding glycosyltransferase, which encodes MTERIAIYTPDLSTGGVGKMRTHLMWEMVRRGYEVDLLVARTDSPLFGRIPDAVHVEQIGTTHPFYSLFPLVRYFRRRKPTVLLTDRLRLSKACQRAVSWSRVPTRLYLSMHNPLSVKLDALSEPKRKRLHGEFMQWALKNDRLIAVSDGVAADLVEHVGVPAEFISTVTNPVITPEILQLAAQPLDHPFFGSHHDPVVLAAGRMTEQKDFPTLLRAFERVRRERRVKMVLLGDQAGHFAELEAMVRTLGIEDDVSFPGFEPNPYRYMARADVFALSSRWEGFGNVMVEALATGLPVVATDCPVGPREILQDGALGPLVPMGDSQALANGIMQMLDERPAAERLQAGVAKYTVEHSVDGYLKAFGLDG
- a CDS encoding glycosyltransferase gives rise to the protein MADTSKNVHDTGPVGPRVAFVMAELGSGGIGRITVLLTRELVSRGFRVDLVLGRVAGPFVEQLDPRVRVVSIKTTHSLGSIILLALYVRRARPAVIVCEKLRVNLAVHRACALVRRTIPVFASIHGVLQHKLEGENLPDHKKRRKYRDIAKAYPRNAGFLPVSSGIGRDLIEHFGVPAERVHVVLNPVVTEAMLSSAREAVDHPWFAEGESVPVIVGVGRLEPQKDFATLIRAFALLRKRLPIRLLILGEGSERAPLASLVTELGLDDDVSMPGFVANPYAFVSRSAVFVLSSRWEGFGNVIVEAMALGTPVVSTDCPAGPREILDDGRFGRLVPIADSQAMADAIEATLAHPVPRELLVAEGAKYTPAAAVDAYLRAMQLDQPRGDGPKPC
- a CDS encoding glycosyltransferase, with protein sequence MLSTTVSDSPAMRVAIFIPSYGDGGVERMLVNLAGGLARRGVHVDFLTRSAQAPYLDRLSKEVRLIETGKTGLWSLQPFLRQYLSEARPDFVLCGKDRAGRTALLAKRLWKADFALIMRPGSTVSERLAKRNWFKRWRAYRLIRKTYQPAAAVVGNSEGVVRDVAMISGVPDARMHLIRNPVITPDLFERAAQAPRPDCFGDSAPPVILGVGGLRRQKGFDTLVRAFARVRAARPCRLLILGEGHLRASLTSLAEELGVVGDVLMPGFDPDPYPSVSRASVFVLSSRWEGSPNALTEALALGTPVVSTDCPSGPREVLRGGEVAPLVPVDDVTAMADAIDRVLDTPGDRAMRQAAVNEYTVETCAARYHALFQSLLDARGRGHGH
- a CDS encoding glycosyltransferase; the protein is MGTDLVIFAATSGHSGVDRVLRNLVPAIARLGVRIDVLGIEGHGPAFTELPDGVRHLPLGASHVNTAIPALIRYLKAERPAAMMSDKDRVNRAALFARWMARVPTRVGVRQGTTVSINLASRRTSDRLVQTASMRWLYPHADAVLVPSKGAADDIAAFARLPASKIHVVPSPIVTPTLKLRAREGVEHPWFASEAPPVILGVGELSERKDFATLLRAFARVRQTRECRLMILGEGRRRTELEALAAELGVSDDVALPGFVVNPYPYMAAASVFALASRWEGMPVVLIEALGLGRPCVACDCPSGPDEVLDGGRVGPLVPVQDDAAFAAGLVQQLDAPTPPEQSMSAVAAYTDEASARAYLSALGFTEFS
- a CDS encoding glycosyltransferase: MTKNDGASRIAVLISFSGEGGVERMVLNLVEGFAARGHRVDLLAIRADSAHLGDLPEGVTLIDLGVRHSGLSIFPLVRYLRRVRPVALLAAKDRAIRAAVIARRLAGTDTRIVGRLGTNLSAALEGRAGVSRWLRVAPMRWIYPAVDKVVCVSEGVLEDTARLAGLTPGQLCVIRNPVVTPRLAALAAEAVDHPWAHDGSVPLILAAGRLTEQKDFDTLVRAFSQLRTRIQARLVILGDGRLRAKLRDRIEALGLVDAVAMPGFTPNPYAWMARADLFVLSSAWEGSPNVLTEALALGVPSVSTDCPSGPREVLAGGRFGRLVPVGDAEAMANAMAATLASPLPEDLLKGAVSAYHRDASASAYLVALGVERATE